One window from the genome of Magnetococcales bacterium encodes:
- a CDS encoding NAD(P)-dependent oxidoreductase translates to MNDIGWIGLGIMGQAMAWNVAKGGFSLRVFNRSPDKCLPFKEKGIPVDRAPGGLVAHSQVIVLMVTGPEALAEMIHALTQQDLSGRIVINASTVSVAATEAAAQAVSVAGGDFLDAPVSGSMIPAQNGQLVFLAGGETSVLDRCRPLLATMGKAVVHCGAVGDGTRMKLAVNLMLANMVHGLSETLVFAEKIGLKLTDVISALQSGVMAAPLLKMKGDSIIARDFSAHFPLDLVFKDLNLILEEAGRRGAVLPVTAIVRESFNSAMAHGLGREDIGAVVCAIEAMSGLDRR, encoded by the coding sequence ATGAATGATATTGGATGGATCGGTTTGGGGATCATGGGTCAGGCGATGGCGTGGAACGTCGCGAAGGGGGGATTTTCCCTGCGGGTTTTCAACCGATCCCCGGACAAATGCCTTCCCTTCAAGGAAAAGGGCATTCCGGTGGATCGGGCTCCGGGGGGGCTTGTCGCGCATTCCCAGGTCATCGTCCTCATGGTGACCGGGCCCGAGGCGTTGGCGGAGATGATTCATGCCCTGACGCAACAGGACCTTTCGGGACGGATCGTCATCAACGCCAGTACCGTCTCCGTGGCAGCGACCGAAGCCGCGGCCCAGGCCGTCAGCGTCGCGGGGGGCGATTTCCTCGATGCCCCGGTCTCGGGATCCATGATTCCGGCGCAAAACGGGCAGTTGGTTTTCCTTGCCGGCGGGGAGACTTCGGTTCTTGATCGCTGTCGTCCGTTGCTCGCGACCATGGGCAAGGCCGTGGTCCATTGTGGTGCCGTGGGGGATGGGACGCGCATGAAACTGGCGGTCAATCTCATGCTGGCCAACATGGTCCATGGCCTCTCCGAAACGTTGGTCTTCGCCGAAAAGATCGGTCTGAAATTGACCGATGTGATCAGCGCCCTGCAATCGGGGGTCATGGCGGCCCCTTTGCTCAAAATGAAGGGGGACAGCATCATTGCTCGTGATTTCTCGGCCCATTTTCCCCTTGATCTGGTGTTCAAGGACCTCAACCTGATCCTCGAAGAGGCGGGGCGGCGCGGCGCGGTCCTGCCGGTGACGGCCATCGTCCGTGAAAGTTTCAACAGCGCCATGGCCCATGGCCTCGGTCGCGAAGACATCGGCGCGGTGGTGTGTGCCATCGAGGCCATGTCGGGGTTGGACCGTCGATGA
- the cmr4 gene encoding type III-B CRISPR module RAMP protein Cmr4, whose protein sequence is MSLWKQTLLTGIHTLAPLHVGSGRTMGAVDLPIARDAVTGFPIIPASALKGVARQAWEDADMDPASIEQLFGTTLKAPEDDRGNNKSPEEKQADKPRMLAGGLLFTEGRLLAYPVRSMDQPFRHVTCPLILETLHRDLLSLGLPGFLPENWKTIMPVTDHALCPSNNTPGTMVLEDLHYVGKENVVPSPATDTIAEWLSRLLPVQEPFTRQRLQRNLAVIPDAHFNDLMHRVVPVRARIQLTQGKTTDTWYNEETGKEESGNLWYEEYLPPECLFAVFVGERRQKTFPHSAVTGANKIPPLESLTKNWNLLEIVQMGGNETVGHGLCHWQRVGETP, encoded by the coding sequence ATGAGCCTTTGGAAACAAACCCTGTTGACCGGCATCCATACCCTGGCGCCGCTTCATGTGGGAAGCGGTCGGACCATGGGCGCGGTGGATCTTCCGATCGCCCGGGACGCCGTCACCGGCTTTCCCATCATCCCGGCGTCCGCCCTCAAGGGGGTGGCGCGCCAGGCCTGGGAAGATGCCGACATGGATCCCGCATCCATCGAACAACTGTTCGGAACCACTCTGAAAGCGCCGGAAGACGACCGCGGAAACAACAAATCCCCAGAGGAAAAACAGGCGGACAAACCCAGGATGTTGGCGGGGGGCCTCCTCTTTACCGAAGGACGGCTCCTGGCCTATCCGGTCCGGTCCATGGATCAACCGTTCCGGCACGTCACCTGCCCCCTGATCCTGGAAACCCTGCATCGTGATTTGCTCAGCCTCGGGCTGCCTGGTTTTCTGCCCGAAAACTGGAAAACAATCATGCCCGTGACGGATCATGCCCTGTGCCCCAGCAACAACACACCAGGCACCATGGTCCTGGAGGATCTGCACTACGTTGGAAAAGAAAACGTGGTCCCCTCCCCGGCAACGGACACAATCGCCGAATGGCTCTCCCGTCTGCTGCCCGTTCAGGAGCCGTTCACCCGGCAGCGGTTGCAGCGCAACCTTGCGGTGATTCCCGACGCGCATTTCAACGACCTCATGCACCGGGTGGTTCCGGTGCGGGCGCGCATCCAACTGACGCAGGGAAAAACCACCGACACCTGGTACAACGAAGAGACGGGAAAAGAAGAATCGGGCAACCTCTGGTACGAAGAATATCTGCCGCCCGAGTGTCTTTTCGCCGTGTTCGTGGGAGAACGCCGACAGAAAACCTTTCCCCACAGCGCCGTCACCGGCGCCAACAAGATTCCCCCCCTGGAGTCGCTCACCAAAAACTGGAACCTCCTGGAAATCGTGCAGATGGGCGGCAACGAAACCGTGGGGCATGGCCTGTGTCATTGGCAGCGCGTCGGAGAAACACCATGA
- the cmr6 gene encoding type III-B CRISPR module RAMP protein Cmr6, whose translation MKTMDADLIIDHRISAHDNALSRLLATAPELTKRGNAGLIFDRYLPLWQWNTGKRTIERRPLFGPLRAFVDDFNAEKNKDHPGNMVLKEQRLRREWMKKRLSMQQVLGEVEWRLAMGLGNDHPSENGFTFEPVSGVPVLPGSAIKGVCRRMAVLQDWDPRTIERWFGPEITPDDSANGRGALIFMDAWPTKWPRLVVDIVNCHHPRYYAQPIKDKADFPSETESPVPVLFLALDQGSRFAFPIRQRPGSKIDLEEAGNLLITALETLGLGAKRASGYGLMRQPRRDE comes from the coding sequence ATGAAAACCATGGACGCCGATCTCATCATCGATCATCGCATCAGTGCCCACGACAATGCCCTGTCCCGACTGTTGGCCACGGCCCCGGAACTGACGAAACGTGGCAATGCCGGCCTGATCTTCGACCGTTATCTGCCTCTGTGGCAATGGAACACGGGAAAACGCACGATCGAGCGCCGTCCATTATTCGGTCCGCTGCGCGCATTCGTTGACGACTTCAACGCAGAAAAAAACAAGGACCACCCCGGAAACATGGTTCTGAAAGAACAACGGCTCCGGCGTGAATGGATGAAAAAACGATTGTCCATGCAACAGGTGCTCGGCGAGGTCGAATGGCGCCTGGCCATGGGCCTCGGCAACGATCACCCTTCCGAGAACGGATTCACGTTCGAACCGGTCAGTGGCGTTCCGGTGTTGCCCGGATCGGCCATCAAGGGGGTCTGCCGCCGCATGGCCGTCCTTCAGGACTGGGACCCGCGTACAATCGAACGCTGGTTCGGACCCGAAATAACGCCCGATGACTCGGCAAACGGTCGGGGTGCCCTGATCTTCATGGATGCCTGGCCAACGAAATGGCCAAGACTTGTGGTCGATATCGTCAACTGCCACCATCCCCGGTATTATGCCCAACCGATCAAGGACAAGGCCGATTTTCCCAGTGAAACCGAAAGTCCGGTACCGGTCCTGTTCCTTGCCCTGGATCAGGGAAGCCGATTCGCCTTTCCCATTCGACAACGACCAGGGTCCAAAATCGATCTTGAAGAAGCGGGGAACCTGCTGATCACGGCCCTGGAAACCCTCGGACTCGGAGCCAAGAGGGCCAGCGGTTATGGCCTGATGCGACAACCTCGCCGAGACGAATGA